The Sinorhizobium chiapasense genome contains a region encoding:
- a CDS encoding ISNCY family transposase, translating into MSCLITMSQKELHRLELIQRIRGGGLTVVEAAALLRLSRSQVHRLLQAYDLAGADGLVSKKRGRPSNRRHSEDFRNLVLDLVREHYGDFGPTLAAEKLLERHRIAVSKETLRQWMIEAGIWVSRRERKKRVFQPRGRRDCFGELVQIDGSLHWWFENRGPKCALLVYIDDATGKLLHLRFAASENTFDYLHATKAYLQQWGKPIAFYSDKHGIFRTTHASKQDRTSGLTQFGRALYELNIDIICANTPQAKGRVERANQTLQDRLVKELRLRGIDTIAAANAYAPEFMADFNRRFGKAPRNPKDMHRPFAAHENLDGAMCRKEVRKLSQSLTLRYDKVMFLLDPTDLATALAGKKLIVCDYPDGRLEITHQGTSLPYRTFDTLRSVHRSEVVENKRLDDMLAVVAEMQAGREQQRSKSGPRRTGQTDHMFGIRDGSQSNGYQKRGTKPGRKTDFTKDPVVIAKRQQALAQLKAAE; encoded by the coding sequence ATGTCTTGTTTGATCACCATGTCGCAGAAGGAATTGCATCGTCTTGAACTGATCCAGCGGATTCGCGGTGGCGGCCTGACCGTCGTCGAGGCGGCCGCGTTGCTTCGTCTCAGCCGCAGTCAGGTTCACCGGCTGTTGCAGGCCTATGACCTGGCCGGCGCCGACGGTCTCGTCTCGAAGAAGCGCGGCCGTCCGAGCAATCGACGTCACAGCGAGGATTTCCGCAACCTGGTGCTCGACCTGGTGCGTGAGCATTATGGGGATTTCGGACCAACGTTGGCGGCTGAGAAGCTGCTCGAACGCCACCGGATTGCCGTTAGCAAGGAGACGCTGCGTCAATGGATGATCGAAGCCGGCATCTGGGTGTCGCGACGCGAGCGCAAGAAGCGGGTCTTCCAGCCGCGCGGCCGGCGCGATTGTTTCGGCGAACTCGTTCAGATCGACGGCTCGCTTCATTGGTGGTTCGAGAACCGCGGTCCCAAATGCGCCCTGCTGGTCTACATCGACGACGCCACCGGCAAGCTGTTGCATCTGCGCTTTGCGGCCTCGGAGAACACCTTCGACTATCTGCACGCGACGAAGGCCTACTTGCAGCAATGGGGCAAGCCGATCGCGTTTTACAGCGACAAGCATGGCATCTTCCGCACCACCCATGCTTCCAAGCAGGACAGAACCAGCGGCCTGACGCAGTTCGGCCGGGCCCTTTATGAGCTCAACATCGACATCATCTGCGCCAATACTCCGCAGGCCAAGGGCCGCGTCGAGCGCGCCAACCAGACGCTGCAGGATCGCCTGGTCAAGGAACTGCGGCTGCGCGGCATCGACACGATCGCGGCGGCCAATGCTTATGCGCCGGAGTTCATGGCCGACTTCAATCGTCGCTTTGGCAAGGCGCCGCGCAATCCGAAGGACATGCATCGGCCGTTTGCCGCGCATGAGAACCTCGATGGCGCCATGTGCCGCAAGGAGGTCCGCAAGCTGTCGCAGTCCCTGACGCTGCGCTATGACAAGGTGATGTTCCTCCTCGATCCGACCGACCTCGCCACGGCGCTCGCCGGCAAGAAGCTTATTGTCTGCGATTATCCCGATGGTCGCCTCGAGATCACCCATCAGGGGACGTCCCTGCCCTACAGAACCTTCGACACCTTACGGTCGGTCCATCGCTCGGAGGTGGTCGAGAACAAGCGCCTTGATGACATGCTGGCGGTGGTGGCCGAGATGCAGGCCGGGCGAGAACAACAGCGCAGCAAGAGCGGGCCGCGTCGCACCGGCCAGACGGACCATATGTTCGGGATTCGCGACGGCAGCCAGAGCAATGGCTACCAGAAGCGCGGCACGAAGCCTGGCCGGAAGACGGACTTTACCAAGGATCCGGTGGTCATCGCCAAGCGCCAGCAAGCCCTTGCGCAGCTGAAAGCGGCGGAGTGA
- a CDS encoding IS110 family RNA-guided transposase, protein MESAAVIGIDLAKSVFQLHGADATGRPLFRKKLTRGQLRTFLASHPPTIVAMEACASSHYWGREIGAMGHEVRLIPPIYVKPFVKRHKNDAADAEAISEAAVRPTMRFVPVKTAEQQSRAMVFKTRDLLVRQRNQIVNALRGHLMEYGVAIPAGLTFVRKLEREIEHPDTPLPLLVVELARLHLDQLRGCNEKIAAVERQMKEEAKRDPEAIRLQTAPGIGPVSAMAIKAFGPDMNSFQRGRDFAAWLGLVPLQKSTGGRQKLGRTSKMGQRDIRRLLIIGAMTRIRWALKNGAPSGSWLKQMLERKPRLLVAIALANKTARAIWAMMTRDEEYRDVPVSA, encoded by the coding sequence ATGGAGAGCGCCGCTGTAATCGGGATAGACTTGGCTAAATCCGTGTTCCAACTGCATGGTGCAGACGCTACCGGCAGACCGCTGTTCCGGAAGAAGCTAACGCGAGGTCAGCTGCGCACCTTTCTTGCGAGCCATCCGCCAACGATCGTGGCGATGGAGGCCTGTGCTTCATCACATTATTGGGGGCGAGAGATCGGTGCTATGGGCCATGAGGTTCGACTTATTCCGCCGATCTACGTGAAGCCGTTTGTCAAAAGGCATAAGAATGATGCGGCCGATGCTGAGGCAATCAGCGAGGCTGCGGTCCGACCGACCATGCGCTTCGTGCCGGTGAAAACCGCTGAGCAGCAATCGCGGGCCATGGTATTCAAGACTCGCGATCTCTTGGTCCGCCAGCGCAACCAAATCGTCAATGCATTGCGCGGCCACCTCATGGAATATGGGGTCGCCATCCCGGCCGGTCTCACTTTTGTACGGAAACTGGAGCGTGAGATCGAACACCCCGATACGCCGCTGCCTTTGCTGGTCGTTGAACTCGCACGTCTTCACCTTGACCAGCTTCGAGGTTGTAACGAAAAGATTGCTGCCGTCGAGCGGCAGATGAAAGAAGAGGCCAAGCGTGATCCCGAAGCGATCCGTCTGCAGACCGCGCCTGGGATCGGCCCTGTCAGCGCAATGGCAATCAAAGCTTTCGGCCCGGACATGAACAGCTTCCAACGCGGGCGCGACTTCGCAGCGTGGCTCGGGCTGGTGCCGTTACAAAAGTCGACCGGCGGTCGTCAGAAACTAGGACGCACATCGAAAATGGGACAGCGCGACATCAGACGGCTTCTGATCATTGGAGCCATGACGCGCATCCGCTGGGCGTTGAAAAACGGGGCGCCGAGTGGATCCTGGCTCAAACAGATGCTGGAACGCAAACCGCGCCTGTTGGTTGCGATCGCGCTTGCGAACAAAACAGCGCGCGCGATCTGGGCGATGATGACAAGAGATGAGGAATATCGGGATGTGCCTGTTTCGGCGTAA
- a CDS encoding ISNCY family transposase, giving the protein MGLIAMSERDLQRIEILSKVIAGRMTLVSAAHVLDLSTRQVRRLLDRISAGGAASIRHKAIGRPSNNRICDGVRDYAMAIVRERYVDFGPTLAAEKLAELDGLTVSRETLRQWMAEAGLWLSRKQRRTFHQPRLRREAYGELVQIDGSEHRWFEDRGDPCSLLVFIDDATGKLMQLRFVRSESAFSYFEALELYLKAHGAPVAFYSDKHSVFRVAKKDAKGGQRMTQFGRALCELNIEILCANSSQAKGRVERMNRTLQDRLIKDLRLEGICGMDDGNAFLPRFMERYNRQFAVTPARSDDLHRPLNLAPDRLRDVLCKREQRYVGAQLTFSYERQRIMLEETEVTRGLVGRYVETYALADGRLDVRWKGHSLPYRTFDKDQRVTHAAITENKRLGDVLAYIKERQEQPTKPAVKTNSEKIGYKPRGRKPGKRTDFMTDPAVITRRRQALSQRSPVEQGQPYPAQFNGE; this is encoded by the coding sequence ATGGGATTGATTGCGATGAGCGAGCGTGACCTGCAGCGGATCGAGATTTTGTCGAAGGTGATCGCCGGGCGCATGACGTTGGTGTCGGCGGCACATGTGCTTGATCTGAGTACCCGCCAGGTGCGTCGTCTGTTGGATCGGATCAGCGCTGGCGGTGCGGCATCGATCCGGCACAAGGCGATCGGCCGCCCGTCGAACAATCGGATTTGCGATGGCGTGCGCGATTATGCCATGGCGATCGTGCGCGAGCGCTATGTGGACTTTGGTCCGACGCTGGCGGCCGAGAAGCTTGCGGAGCTTGATGGCCTGACGGTGTCACGCGAGACCTTGCGCCAATGGATGGCGGAGGCCGGCCTGTGGTTGTCGCGCAAGCAGCGGCGGACGTTTCATCAGCCGCGGTTGCGGCGCGAGGCCTATGGTGAACTGGTGCAAATCGATGGATCCGAGCATCGTTGGTTCGAAGATCGCGGTGACCCATGTTCATTGCTGGTGTTCATCGATGATGCGACCGGCAAGCTGATGCAGTTGCGGTTTGTACGATCGGAAAGTGCGTTCAGCTATTTCGAGGCGCTGGAGCTCTATCTGAAGGCGCATGGTGCTCCAGTCGCCTTCTATTCCGACAAGCATTCGGTGTTCCGGGTTGCGAAGAAGGATGCCAAGGGCGGTCAGCGCATGACGCAGTTCGGCCGGGCGCTTTGTGAGCTAAACATCGAGATTCTTTGCGCAAACTCGAGCCAGGCCAAGGGCCGAGTCGAGCGGATGAACCGGACGCTACAGGACCGGTTGATCAAGGATCTGCGCCTGGAGGGCATCTGCGGCATGGACGACGGCAACGCTTTCCTGCCTCGGTTCATGGAGCGCTATAACCGCCAGTTTGCCGTTACCCCTGCCCGATCTGATGATCTGCATCGGCCGCTGAACCTTGCCCCGGATCGGCTGCGCGACGTCCTGTGCAAACGTGAGCAGCGTTATGTCGGTGCCCAGTTGACGTTCTCCTACGAGCGCCAGCGGATCATGCTGGAGGAGACCGAGGTGACGCGCGGGCTGGTCGGTCGCTATGTCGAGACCTACGCGCTTGCCGACGGCAGGCTGGATGTGCGCTGGAAGGGCCATTCCCTACCCTACAGAACATTCGACAAGGACCAGCGGGTGACGCATGCGGCGATCACCGAGAACAAGCGGCTCGGTGACGTCCTGGCCTACATCAAGGAACGTCAGGAGCAGCCGACGAAGCCGGCCGTGAAGACGAACAGCGAGAAGATTGGCTACAAACCGCGGGGCCGCAAGCCGGGCAAGCGAACGGATTTCATGACCGATCCAGCGGTCATTACTCGGCGGCGACAGGCGCTTTCCCAGCGAAGTCCGGTGGAGCAAGGGCAACCCTACCCGGCACAGTTCAATGGAGAATAA
- a CDS encoding FkbM family methyltransferase, producing MSQFENQSINQEVARLNLPNSQIKHFAPASYAQSGEDIIVEGILAAKLCKSQRSWTSVFYVEIGANHPISTSSTYLMYQRGARGVLVEPNPELEALIRTARPEDVLVRSVVLPAPQASATLFIGNAHELSSVDKAHIESFGDFNGIGGIREHIEVSAIGINELLTPYANKVDFLSIDCEGLDHDLVKAIDYERIRPAVIQCEPGEHRLKGNRARIINLMECRSYRLAAMTDTNVIFENAV from the coding sequence ATGTCCCAGTTTGAAAACCAGTCCATAAACCAAGAGGTCGCTAGGCTCAATCTGCCGAACTCACAGATCAAGCACTTCGCGCCGGCCAGTTACGCACAATCCGGAGAAGACATTATTGTCGAAGGAATCTTGGCTGCAAAACTCTGCAAGAGCCAAAGATCTTGGACCAGTGTGTTCTATGTCGAGATCGGCGCTAATCACCCCATTTCTACGTCAAGTACCTATCTTATGTACCAAAGAGGCGCGCGAGGTGTTCTGGTGGAACCCAATCCTGAATTGGAAGCGCTGATCCGCACTGCGCGCCCGGAAGACGTTCTCGTGCGATCCGTTGTCTTGCCCGCTCCGCAAGCGTCTGCCACGCTCTTCATCGGAAACGCCCATGAGCTTTCCTCTGTGGATAAGGCACATATTGAAAGTTTCGGCGACTTCAACGGTATAGGAGGTATCCGAGAACATATCGAGGTGAGCGCGATCGGTATCAATGAACTATTGACCCCATATGCCAATAAGGTCGATTTCTTATCGATTGATTGCGAAGGACTGGATCACGATCTCGTTAAGGCCATTGACTACGAGCGCATCAGACCTGCGGTCATCCAATGCGAGCCAGGTGAGCATCGGCTAAAGGGCAACAGGGCTCGGATCATCAATCTGATGGAATGCAGGTCATACCGGCTTGCTGCAATGACTGACACCAACGTCATCTTCGAAAATGCGGTTTAA
- a CDS encoding asparagine synthetase B family protein: MTSIALSPIAALWGIVGANTHGTREMGAVLQHRGCNVAMEERPTFSFGARHSAQIAPIAVDDDIAVVYSGFPFVVDEETRMPRYLSAEGIRTEYVRLGLDFFRVLCGHYAIAVYSRNYHRLILVRDAFGAQSLSWVASNDNFAFSTEYKALLSLPWVNRSLDHDAARRFVHDGWAPAGRTFLRQVSMVLPGSLLIWQNGNVERIHLREGLCDRRPPFKSVSVAQVNSAVRETIGWHANDFAPRYGVMLSSGVDSAVIAATLRRIRGDTEVHTFTVGYGHDDPEIIGASATASLLGTHHHEIIVQPDALTTLLKDTIIAVDNPGGYDEFPCLYALHQTARNFVDIIFSGNAADTLFAGMPYHQPLLATDGAIHRRLCKDLTGRDERLAAQELLAGRHGLSFRMPYAERILTDLALEIPDFQKLSHANNKIIFREAARQILPDEITMRPKRIQHLRYDNDMWSWLAERVDWIRSNSILSKHSLEVLERIVMLPSGTAELTEESFKTAWNLVSLATWASIYLDGSHQLELVTFDITIDIDRR; encoded by the coding sequence ATGACAAGCATTGCTCTTTCTCCAATTGCGGCCCTGTGGGGGATTGTCGGCGCCAACACACACGGCACCAGGGAGATGGGGGCCGTGTTGCAACACCGCGGCTGTAACGTGGCCATGGAGGAGCGACCGACTTTCTCTTTTGGCGCTCGCCACTCCGCTCAGATCGCGCCTATTGCTGTCGATGACGACATCGCCGTCGTTTATTCGGGTTTTCCATTTGTCGTTGATGAAGAGACCAGAATGCCACGTTATCTTTCGGCTGAAGGCATCCGGACCGAATACGTCAGGCTTGGCCTCGATTTCTTCCGAGTTCTATGCGGTCACTATGCAATTGCAGTCTACTCCCGAAATTATCACCGGCTGATCCTTGTTCGTGACGCTTTCGGCGCGCAAAGTCTTTCATGGGTCGCGTCGAATGACAATTTTGCTTTCTCAACGGAATATAAGGCACTGTTGTCCCTGCCATGGGTTAACCGTAGCCTTGATCATGATGCTGCCCGCCGCTTCGTCCATGACGGATGGGCGCCGGCCGGGCGAACCTTTCTGCGACAGGTTTCTATGGTGCTGCCGGGATCCCTCCTCATATGGCAGAATGGAAATGTTGAGAGAATCCATCTGCGCGAAGGTCTGTGCGATAGACGCCCCCCGTTCAAATCGGTCTCAGTTGCTCAAGTTAATAGCGCGGTTCGAGAGACGATCGGTTGGCATGCGAACGATTTTGCGCCGAGATATGGGGTGATGCTTAGTAGCGGCGTCGACTCCGCTGTAATTGCGGCGACCCTAAGGCGAATTCGAGGCGATACTGAGGTTCACACATTCACCGTTGGCTACGGTCACGACGATCCGGAGATCATCGGCGCGAGTGCGACGGCGAGTCTTCTTGGAACACATCACCATGAAATCATCGTTCAACCCGACGCGCTCACAACACTGCTGAAGGACACTATTATCGCCGTCGATAATCCTGGTGGATATGATGAATTCCCATGCCTCTATGCCTTGCACCAGACGGCTCGAAATTTTGTTGACATCATTTTTTCTGGCAATGCTGCTGACACTTTGTTTGCCGGTATGCCGTATCATCAGCCTTTGCTTGCAACAGATGGCGCAATCCATCGGCGGCTTTGCAAGGACCTCACTGGTCGCGACGAGCGCCTTGCGGCGCAGGAGCTCTTGGCTGGTAGGCACGGTCTCTCCTTTAGGATGCCGTACGCGGAACGAATTCTGACAGACTTGGCGCTTGAGATCCCTGACTTTCAGAAACTCAGCCATGCGAACAACAAGATAATCTTTCGCGAGGCGGCGCGGCAAATCCTACCCGACGAAATCACCATGCGCCCCAAGCGGATTCAGCACCTCCGCTACGACAACGACATGTGGTCTTGGCTGGCCGAAAGGGTTGATTGGATCCGCTCGAATTCGATTCTTTCGAAGCATTCCCTCGAAGTGCTCGAACGGATTGTCATGCTTCCCTCTGGTACTGCCGAACTTACCGAAGAGAGTTTCAAAACTGCTTGGAACCTAGTCTCGCTTGCGACGTGGGCGAGCATCTACCTCGATGGTAGTCACCAACTTGAGCTGGTGACATTCGACATAACAATCGATATCGACCGGAGATGA
- a CDS encoding LLM class flavin-dependent oxidoreductase, translated as MSADQMVLGAFLRPGGHHEAGWRHMNAHSDAGANIERYKSYTAKAEASALHFVFIADTAGVRESTVEAMSRSGRIVGFEPTTLLAALAMTTKNIGLVATASTTFNQPYHLARVFASIDHLSRGRVGWNIVTSANPFEAQNFNLQALPPHEERYQRAAEFLEVVEGLWDSWADDAFIMERESGLYFDPQKMNFLNHSGKYFAARGPLNISRSPQGYPVLAQAGSSPTGARFAGQYGELIFTAQQSIEDAKAFYKSVKAFSRDFGRSDADLVVMPGIVPLVAPTAEEAEEKLRTLQSLIHEDIALELAKRLLGYVFDVDKHSLDDPVPDDLGETNNMQSRQKLLIDTAKERHFTIRQLTALLSIGRGHLVCVGSTAEIVDQMERFFTEGAADGFIIMPPVFPDGLDDFFQLVVPELRRRNLFRSEYSGATLRENLGLTRPENKRTNQMGNDPVVPAVGFVDRDG; from the coding sequence ATGTCTGCAGACCAAATGGTACTAGGTGCTTTTCTGCGTCCGGGTGGCCATCACGAGGCTGGATGGCGCCACATGAACGCGCATTCGGATGCGGGCGCTAATATCGAACGGTATAAATCCTATACGGCAAAAGCGGAGGCGTCCGCGTTGCATTTTGTATTCATAGCTGACACTGCCGGTGTTCGTGAATCAACGGTCGAAGCGATGTCGCGTTCCGGCCGAATTGTCGGGTTCGAGCCTACCACCTTGCTGGCAGCCTTGGCCATGACCACCAAGAACATTGGTTTAGTCGCTACAGCATCGACCACATTCAATCAGCCTTATCATCTTGCGCGCGTATTTGCATCGATCGACCACCTGAGCCGCGGTCGCGTCGGCTGGAACATCGTTACCTCGGCAAATCCGTTTGAAGCGCAAAACTTCAACCTACAAGCGCTTCCTCCCCACGAGGAACGATACCAACGTGCAGCCGAATTCTTGGAGGTCGTTGAAGGATTGTGGGATAGTTGGGCGGACGATGCATTTATTATGGAGCGTGAATCCGGGCTATATTTCGACCCGCAGAAAATGAACTTCTTGAACCACAGTGGGAAATATTTTGCAGCTCGCGGACCTCTGAATATATCCCGTTCGCCACAAGGATATCCCGTCCTTGCACAGGCAGGTAGCTCGCCGACGGGTGCCAGGTTCGCAGGGCAATATGGCGAACTGATCTTTACGGCGCAGCAAAGCATCGAGGACGCGAAGGCGTTTTATAAATCGGTCAAGGCGTTCTCAAGGGACTTCGGTCGATCTGATGCGGACCTTGTTGTGATGCCTGGGATCGTTCCACTCGTGGCACCGACTGCAGAAGAAGCTGAGGAAAAACTGCGTACGCTTCAATCGCTAATCCACGAAGACATTGCTCTTGAACTGGCTAAGCGACTCCTCGGTTACGTATTCGATGTCGATAAACATTCGCTCGACGATCCGGTTCCCGATGACTTAGGTGAAACAAACAACATGCAGAGTCGTCAGAAACTGCTGATCGATACTGCGAAGGAGAGGCATTTCACGATTCGGCAACTCACAGCTCTCCTCAGCATTGGAAGAGGACATTTGGTTTGCGTTGGCTCGACCGCAGAAATTGTCGACCAAATGGAACGCTTTTTTACGGAGGGCGCCGCAGATGGGTTTATTATAATGCCTCCTGTGTTCCCCGACGGTTTGGATGATTTTTTTCAACTTGTTGTTCCCGAGCTTCGGCGGAGAAATTTGTTTCGCTCTGAATATAGTGGAGCTACGCTCCGTGAAAATCTTGGGTTAACGCGACCCGAGAACAAGCGGACGAACCAAATGGGAAATGATCCTGTTGTGCCCGCAGTAGGCTTCGTCGATCGTGATGGATGA
- a CDS encoding CDP-alcohol phosphatidyltransferase family protein, whose amino-acid sequence MLRHLLDPANAITAAGIFFSSFAVYLALAGRTEVAVAVALWAMLADHLDGAVAIRIVNRPPEKAKMGKSLDGFADIIYGAVFPVVCIITASNASLLSLLTGTALLLAGAIRLSYFSNFGLSEDNKFTGLPLSYDVPLLAVLFLIKSALGGQFNTILNILFLVMSVFHVSSIQIPAPGKLMYVAILVFSVAASASLVAGALA is encoded by the coding sequence ATGCTTCGGCACCTATTGGATCCAGCAAACGCCATCACGGCGGCTGGTATTTTCTTTTCTTCTTTCGCGGTTTACCTCGCGTTGGCGGGCCGCACGGAGGTCGCCGTTGCCGTGGCACTCTGGGCCATGCTGGCTGACCATCTCGACGGCGCGGTTGCAATCCGCATTGTCAATCGACCTCCTGAGAAGGCAAAAATGGGCAAGAGCCTAGACGGTTTCGCGGATATCATCTATGGAGCCGTGTTCCCTGTTGTGTGTATCATTACCGCAAGCAATGCGTCTCTGCTTTCGCTGCTTACTGGGACAGCACTATTGCTGGCAGGCGCTATAAGGCTCAGCTATTTTAGCAATTTTGGTCTATCCGAAGACAATAAATTTACTGGCCTCCCCCTCTCTTATGACGTTCCCTTGCTTGCAGTATTATTTCTAATAAAATCTGCACTTGGTGGTCAGTTCAACACCATTCTAAATATCCTCTTCCTTGTCATGTCTGTGTTCCACGTCTCATCAATCCAAATCCCGGCTCCCGGGAAGCTCATGTACGTTGCTATCCTTGTCTTCAGTGTAGCGGCCTCCGCGTCGCTCGTTGCCGGAGCACTTGCATGA
- a CDS encoding HAD family hydrolase, whose translation MQHILDRLAAKIQQTDIDQRPSQTVYMEDVLDPDAYSEILRGLPRDGRGAENSLDLTNPTKRTTQRLKPEHRPSRSDMRDGQHKAQIKANDMAHILDNFGHSVKVLSLDCFDTLLWRKTAAPRDVFALLADNPTARRLGITPYQRISAAARAYRAKLLETGSRQIDIRDIYRSFTSLSDEAQAQLAEAEIQAEMNVCFAFSPCVDLIRQAYTRGIKIIVVSDTYLREGDLRRLLTRHLPADVMQAISKIYCSVDYGTAKSAALFPIVIKECGVPSSQILHIGDNDASDVQAPRELGMHALHFLQFNRDVANFLRLQHAASSLIVMGQAAPETMALPRYSPFRPVFSVADLQPYAPETMIGYMSFGPVLYAYAQFLMDEVEALQQRGKRVKVFFLLRDAYLLAAACEAYARRPVGKPVRIRKFVAIAASFKTRADVDYYISGIKPKYYSFHAIAEQLLLPPELTELLIRIAHRSSDPQTSFHELLHDDDILELIFKHSAALRVRLKRYMSKELELEEGDTIILADTGYIGQTQQYLIRTFKEELKIDILGRYVVASDEPHRPANIKALITTPWCDHDLFEQSCTFKEGAVIDYDSEGEPIFEEIKLSDRQYEKVANVQAECLRFIRDASTFFGEAGVKHDHSVLQRAAHAALFRHVYMPIEAELEYFKDFQHDKLMGPDRRKTIYSLETAFKNVKGLPSPYRLGAYETRVLGLDFTFSALMQRGFQLDLVSDDMDIRFTPLKICVGKEQESRGFVLRAQHLHDGYFFVMLPYVSGVSVKMLLGEHYEWLQIEKVQLLNHAGSVRSDVSNALDLKEIDRTGEIYRCQSEASIATIRPVDLPQFPTPHFYNIVFRPLVLRAHRALLA comes from the coding sequence ATGCAGCACATACTGGATCGCTTGGCCGCCAAGATACAGCAAACTGATATTGATCAACGGCCTTCCCAAACTGTCTATATGGAAGATGTGCTTGATCCCGACGCATATAGCGAGATTTTGCGGGGTCTGCCCCGAGACGGGCGGGGAGCCGAAAACTCGTTGGATCTAACCAATCCAACCAAAAGAACCACCCAGCGGCTAAAACCGGAGCACCGTCCGTCCCGGAGCGACATGCGCGATGGGCAGCATAAGGCGCAAATAAAAGCCAACGATATGGCGCATATTTTGGATAACTTTGGGCATTCCGTGAAGGTACTTTCACTAGACTGCTTCGATACGTTGCTGTGGCGCAAGACCGCGGCACCTAGAGACGTTTTTGCCTTGCTGGCCGATAATCCTACTGCCCGACGGCTAGGGATAACTCCCTATCAGCGCATCAGTGCTGCTGCGCGTGCCTATCGGGCAAAGCTCTTAGAGACCGGATCTAGGCAGATCGATATCCGTGATATTTATCGATCGTTTACATCGCTTTCTGATGAGGCGCAGGCGCAACTGGCCGAGGCGGAAATCCAGGCCGAAATGAATGTTTGCTTCGCATTCTCTCCGTGCGTGGACCTGATAAGGCAGGCGTACACGCGTGGCATTAAAATTATCGTCGTGAGCGATACCTATCTGCGGGAAGGTGACTTAAGGCGCCTTTTGACGCGACATTTACCCGCAGACGTAATGCAGGCAATTAGCAAGATTTATTGTTCTGTCGATTACGGCACGGCGAAAAGCGCTGCTCTTTTTCCGATCGTAATCAAAGAGTGTGGGGTGCCTTCATCCCAAATACTTCATATCGGAGATAATGACGCATCAGATGTACAAGCACCGCGCGAGTTAGGCATGCATGCTCTGCATTTCCTGCAGTTTAATCGTGACGTTGCAAACTTCTTGCGCCTACAGCATGCGGCATCGTCCTTGATTGTAATGGGGCAGGCGGCACCGGAAACCATGGCACTGCCGCGCTATAGCCCGTTTCGGCCAGTGTTTTCTGTAGCAGACCTGCAGCCCTACGCGCCGGAGACAATGATTGGCTACATGTCGTTTGGTCCGGTTCTATACGCCTATGCCCAATTTCTTATGGACGAGGTCGAAGCGCTACAACAGCGTGGCAAGCGAGTAAAGGTCTTCTTTCTATTGCGTGACGCTTATCTTCTTGCAGCTGCATGTGAAGCGTATGCGCGTCGGCCCGTGGGAAAGCCGGTACGAATCCGCAAATTCGTTGCGATCGCTGCCTCTTTCAAAACCCGCGCTGACGTCGATTACTACATCAGCGGAATCAAACCAAAGTATTACAGTTTTCATGCAATTGCCGAACAGCTGTTGCTCCCACCTGAACTGACTGAATTGTTGATACGGATCGCTCATCGCTCTTCTGATCCACAGACGTCGTTCCATGAGCTGCTGCACGATGACGATATTTTGGAGTTGATATTCAAGCACTCAGCTGCTTTGCGCGTCCGCTTGAAGCGCTATATGTCAAAGGAATTGGAGTTAGAGGAAGGTGATACAATTATTTTGGCAGATACAGGCTATATCGGCCAAACGCAGCAATATTTGATCCGCACCTTCAAAGAAGAATTGAAAATCGACATCTTGGGACGCTATGTAGTCGCCTCTGACGAGCCCCACCGTCCGGCGAACATTAAAGCACTTATTACGACGCCCTGGTGTGATCACGATTTATTTGAGCAAAGCTGCACCTTCAAGGAAGGAGCGGTTATTGACTATGATTCGGAAGGAGAGCCAATTTTTGAAGAGATCAAACTGAGTGACAGGCAATACGAAAAAGTCGCCAATGTCCAGGCTGAATGCTTGCGATTTATCCGTGATGCAAGCACGTTTTTTGGCGAGGCTGGCGTGAAGCACGACCATTCTGTCTTGCAGCGCGCCGCGCACGCAGCCTTATTCCGTCACGTCTACATGCCTATCGAAGCAGAGCTGGAATATTTTAAAGACTTCCAGCATGACAAGTTGATGGGACCAGATCGAAGAAAGACGATTTATAGTTTAGAAACTGCTTTTAAGAATGTGAAGGGCCTGCCGTCGCCTTACCGGCTTGGTGCATATGAGACGCGCGTCTTGGGCCTTGATTTTACGTTCAGCGCTCTAATGCAGCGGGGGTTCCAATTGGACCTGGTGTCAGACGATATGGATATACGTTTCACGCCTCTGAAAATCTGCGTAGGGAAGGAACAAGAGTCGAGAGGTTTCGTGCTTAGAGCACAGCATCTGCACGATGGCTATTTCTTCGTGATGCTCCCATATGTAAGCGGCGTCAGCGTGAAAATGTTGTTGGGAGAGCACTACGAATGGCTGCAAATCGAGAAGGTACAATTATTGAACCATGCAGGAAGCGTGCGTAGTGATGTGTCAAACGCGCTCGACCTGAAGGAAATTGATCGGACGGGCGAGATTTATCGGTGCCAGTCAGAGGCAAGCATCGCGACAATTCGACCTGTTGATCTGCCACAGTTCCCAACGCCTCACTTCTATAATATTGTTTTTCGTCCACTGGTTTTGAGGGCGCACCGCGCTTTGTTGGCCTGA